The stretch of DNA ATAAACTTGAAATGAAAGATTTATTCGGAAAAGCCATTTTAGATTTCCAAACCAATAATAATCCTGAAGATTTAATTACTGAAACTTCAATTAGTGAAGCTGATGAAATGAGTGTTGCGTATTTGTTTCGTGATTATAACGAAATGCCAAAAATGGAACAAAAAGCATTACAATTGGCAAAAGGAAAAGTGCTTGATGTAGGTTGCGGCGCGGGAAGTCATAGTCTGTATTTACAAAACGAAAGAAATCTTGATGTCACTTCTATTGATATTTCAGCAAATGCCATTGAAGCTTGTCAACTTCGAGGCTTAAAAAAAGCTTTCGTTCAAGATGTAATGAAGATAGATGCTGAAAGTCTTCAGCATGACAAATATGACACTATTTTATTATTGATGAATGGTGCTGGAATGTGTGGCAAACTGAAAAACATTTCGAAGTTTTTAGTAAAACTGAAATCACTTTTGAACGAAGGCGGTCAAATTCTATTAGATTCTTCTGATATTATTTATATGTTTGACGAAGATGAAGATGGCGGAAAATGGATCCCTACTGATGTGGATTATTATGGTGAAGTAGTTTTTGATATTTCTTATAAAGGTGAAAAAGAAGAACCATTTAATTGGATGTACATCGATTATAATACGTTACAAAATGCGGCTCATGCTAATGGTTTACAATGTGAACTAATTCTTGAAGGAGAACATTTTGATTATTTAGCGAAAATATCAGTTTAAATTATACGAAATAATTTACATATCTTTATACAAACACAATTACAACATGCCATTAATCTTAGATAACATCAGCAAACACATTACTTTAACTGAAGAAGAAAAAACATTATTTTTATCTAAGACCGAAACCAAAAAGTAAAAGCTAAAACCATGCTTTTAAATGCGGGCGAAATCAGCAAGTATTCCTATTTTGTTAACGAAGGTATTTTAAGAAGTTTTACCATAAACGATAATATTGTTGAACATATTTTAAGTTTTGCTTGTGCTGATTGGTGGATTGGCGATATGTATAGTTTAATTTCCAAAAAACCAGGACATTTATTCATCGAAGTTATTGAAGATGCCGAATTAGTTTTACTTTCCCGTGAAAATCAAGAAGAATTATTTCATAAAATTCCAAAACTTGAACGTTTTTTCAGAATATTAATTGAAAATTCATTAGTTGCCAATCAAGAACGCTTAATGGATAATTTAAGTTTAACAGCTGAAGAACGCTTTGAAAAATTTTGTCAAAAATACCCGAGCTTAATGGCTAGCATTCCTCAAAAATATATAGCAGCATATATAGGTGTTACGCCCGAGTTTTTTAGTAAGATGAAATCTAAAATGCTAAGAAACAATTCCTTTTAACATTTTTTAACTACTTTTTTATCAATA from Flavobacterium haoranii encodes:
- a CDS encoding Crp/Fnr family transcriptional regulator, whose amino-acid sequence is MLLNAGEISKYSYFVNEGILRSFTINDNIVEHILSFACADWWIGDMYSLISKKPGHLFIEVIEDAELVLLSRENQEELFHKIPKLERFFRILIENSLVANQERLMDNLSLTAEERFEKFCQKYPSLMASIPQKYIAAYIGVTPEFFSKMKSKMLRNNSF
- a CDS encoding class I SAM-dependent methyltransferase, with product MKDLFGKAILDFQTNNNPEDLITETSISEADEMSVAYLFRDYNEMPKMEQKALQLAKGKVLDVGCGAGSHSLYLQNERNLDVTSIDISANAIEACQLRGLKKAFVQDVMKIDAESLQHDKYDTILLLMNGAGMCGKLKNISKFLVKLKSLLNEGGQILLDSSDIIYMFDEDEDGGKWIPTDVDYYGEVVFDISYKGEKEEPFNWMYIDYNTLQNAAHANGLQCELILEGEHFDYLAKISV